The Hydrogenophaga crocea genome contains a region encoding:
- a CDS encoding aldo/keto reductase, giving the protein MQTRALGPFTVSAIGLGCMNICHAYGPPVPDAQAERLLLAALDDGVTHFDTAALYGFGASETTVGRVLSAHRSRFTLASKCGMQGVDVKGDGQLVRVIDGRPATLRATCEAALKRLRTDVIDLYYLHRWDKQVPIEESVGALGDLVRAGKIRAVGLSEVSAATLRKAHAEHPIAAVQTEYSLWTRNPEIAVLEACREIGAAFVAFSPTGRGFLAGDLDPAAFDAKDIRRSMPRFAAPHWAANQRLLPAYRAIAAEAGCTPAQLSLAWVLHKAPHIHALPGTANIEHLRENNRAADVVLSADLMQRLDALINPRTVSGSRYSDQANREVDTEVFAD; this is encoded by the coding sequence ATGCAGACCCGCGCCCTCGGCCCCTTCACCGTCTCGGCCATCGGCCTGGGCTGCATGAACATCTGCCACGCCTACGGCCCGCCGGTGCCCGACGCGCAGGCCGAGCGGCTGCTGCTGGCCGCGCTCGACGACGGCGTGACCCACTTCGACACCGCCGCGCTCTACGGCTTTGGCGCCAGCGAGACCACGGTGGGCCGCGTGCTCTCGGCGCACCGCAGCCGCTTCACGCTCGCGAGCAAGTGCGGCATGCAGGGCGTGGACGTGAAAGGCGACGGCCAGCTGGTGCGCGTGATCGACGGCCGCCCGGCCACGCTGCGCGCCACCTGCGAGGCCGCGCTCAAGCGGCTGCGCACCGACGTCATCGACCTGTACTACCTGCACCGCTGGGACAAGCAGGTGCCGATCGAAGAGAGCGTGGGCGCGCTCGGCGACCTGGTGCGCGCGGGCAAGATCCGCGCGGTCGGCCTGTCCGAGGTGTCGGCCGCCACGCTGCGCAAGGCGCACGCCGAGCACCCGATCGCCGCGGTGCAGACCGAGTACTCGCTGTGGACGCGCAACCCCGAGATCGCGGTGCTCGAGGCCTGCCGCGAGATCGGCGCGGCCTTCGTGGCCTTCAGCCCCACCGGGCGTGGCTTCCTCGCCGGCGACCTCGACCCCGCCGCCTTCGACGCCAAGGACATCCGCCGCAGCATGCCGCGCTTTGCCGCCCCGCACTGGGCCGCCAACCAGCGCCTGCTGCCGGCCTACCGCGCCATCGCGGCCGAGGCGGGCTGCACGCCGGCCCAGCTCTCGCTGGCCTGGGTGCTGCACAAGGCGCCGCACATCCACGCCTTGCCGGGCACCGCCAACATCGAGCACCTGCGCGAGAACAACCGCGCGGCGGACGTCGTGCTGAGCGCCGACCTGATGCAACGGCTCGACGCGCTCATCAACCCGCGCACCGTCAGCGGCAGCCGCTACAGCGACCAGGCCAACCGCGAGGTGGACACCGAGGTCTTCGCCGACTGA
- a CDS encoding acyl-CoA dehydrogenase family protein, whose product MNFDLSDELKALQQRTRDFIREQVLPLENDPRQDSHGPHPALRDELVARARAAGLLTPHASVELGGLGLSHTAKAVVFEEAGYSWLGPTALNIHAPDEGNIHLMEAVASPAQKARWLVPQVQGRTRSCFAMTEPAPGAGADPGMLQTTAVRDGAGYRINGRKWFITGADGADYAIVMARMEDGTATMFLADMDQPGIVLERNMDAMDRCFTGGHGVLRFDNLYVPEADILGEPGKGFRYAQVRLAPARLTHCMRWLGQARRAHDIAVDYARRRQAFGRPLAEHEGVGFMLADNDMDLQTARLHIWHTAWLLDQGQRCNFESSRAKVVCSEAEWRVVDRCVQILGGQGVTGETAVMRIFTDMRAFRIYDGPSEVHRWSMARKIVQGEAAAAR is encoded by the coding sequence ATGAACTTCGACCTCTCCGACGAACTGAAAGCGCTGCAGCAGCGCACCCGCGATTTCATCCGCGAGCAGGTGCTGCCGCTGGAGAACGACCCCCGCCAGGACAGCCACGGCCCGCACCCGGCGCTGCGCGACGAGCTGGTGGCGCGCGCCCGCGCGGCCGGGCTGCTCACGCCGCACGCCTCGGTCGAGCTCGGCGGTCTGGGCCTGTCGCACACCGCCAAGGCCGTGGTGTTCGAAGAGGCGGGCTATTCCTGGCTCGGCCCCACCGCGCTCAACATCCACGCGCCCGACGAAGGCAACATCCACCTCATGGAGGCCGTGGCCTCGCCCGCGCAGAAAGCGCGCTGGCTGGTGCCGCAGGTGCAGGGCCGCACGCGTTCGTGCTTCGCCATGACCGAGCCCGCGCCCGGCGCGGGCGCCGACCCCGGCATGCTGCAGACCACCGCGGTGCGCGACGGCGCGGGCTACCGCATCAACGGCCGCAAGTGGTTCATCACCGGCGCCGACGGGGCCGACTACGCGATCGTGATGGCGCGCATGGAAGACGGCACCGCCACGATGTTCCTCGCCGACATGGACCAGCCCGGCATCGTGCTCGAGCGCAACATGGACGCCATGGACCGCTGCTTCACCGGCGGCCACGGCGTGCTGCGCTTCGACAACCTCTACGTGCCCGAGGCCGACATCCTGGGTGAGCCCGGCAAGGGCTTTCGCTACGCGCAGGTGCGGCTGGCGCCCGCGCGGCTCACCCATTGCATGCGCTGGCTCGGCCAGGCGCGGCGCGCGCACGACATCGCGGTGGACTACGCGCGCCGCCGCCAGGCCTTCGGCCGGCCGCTGGCCGAGCACGAGGGCGTGGGCTTCATGCTGGCCGACAACGACATGGACCTGCAGACCGCGCGCCTGCACATCTGGCACACGGCCTGGCTGCTCGACCAGGGGCAGCGCTGCAACTTCGAGTCGAGCCGCGCCAAGGTGGTGTGCTCCGAGGCCGAGTGGCGCGTGGTGGACCGTTGCGTGCAGATCCTGGGCGGGCAGGGCGTGACCGGCGAGACCGCGGTGATGCGCATCTTCACCGACATGCGGGCCTTCCGCATCTACGACGGCCCGAGCGAGGTGCACCGCTGGAGCATGGCGCGCAAGATCGTGCAGGGCGAGGCCGCGGCCGCGCGCTGA
- a CDS encoding class III extradiol dioxygenase subunit beta translates to MARITASVYTSHVPAIGAALDLGKTHEPYWQPVFKGYEYSKQWMKENKPDVIFLVYNDHATAFSLDIIPTFAIGTAAEYQPADEGWGPRPVPKVIGHPELASHIAQSVIQQDFDLTIVNKMDVDHGLTVPLSLMCGEQDPVKGAWPCPVIPFAVNVVQYPVPSGRRCFNLGQAIRKAVESYDEDLKVHIWGTGGMSHQLQGPRAGLINKDFDNRFLDLLETNPAAAADIPHIDYVREAGSEGIELVMWLIARGAMADVAGGPLPKVKHRFFHVPASNTAVGHLILEN, encoded by the coding sequence ATGGCACGCATCACCGCATCCGTGTACACCTCGCACGTGCCCGCCATCGGCGCGGCGCTCGACCTGGGCAAGACCCACGAGCCGTACTGGCAGCCTGTGTTCAAGGGCTACGAGTACTCCAAGCAGTGGATGAAGGAGAACAAGCCCGACGTGATCTTCCTGGTCTACAACGACCACGCGACCGCGTTCAGCCTGGACATCATCCCCACCTTCGCCATCGGCACCGCGGCCGAGTACCAGCCCGCCGACGAGGGCTGGGGCCCGCGCCCCGTGCCCAAGGTCATCGGCCACCCCGAGCTCGCCTCGCACATCGCGCAGAGCGTGATCCAGCAGGACTTCGACCTCACCATCGTGAACAAGATGGACGTGGACCACGGCCTCACCGTGCCGCTGTCGCTCATGTGCGGCGAGCAGGACCCGGTCAAGGGCGCGTGGCCCTGCCCGGTCATTCCGTTCGCGGTCAACGTGGTGCAGTACCCGGTGCCCAGCGGCCGCCGCTGCTTCAACCTGGGCCAGGCGATCCGCAAGGCGGTGGAAAGCTACGACGAAGACCTCAAGGTGCATATCTGGGGCACGGGTGGCATGAGCCACCAGTTGCAGGGCCCGCGCGCGGGCCTGATCAACAAGGACTTCGACAACCGCTTCCTCGACCTGCTCGAGACCAACCCCGCCGCGGCCGCCGACATCCCGCACATCGACTACGTGCGCGAGGCCGGCAGCGAGGGCATCGAACTCGTGATGTGGCTGATCGCGCGCGGCGCGATGGCCGACGTGGCGGGCGGTCCGCTGCCCAAGGTGAAGCACCGCTTCTTCCACGTGCCCGCGAGCAACACCGCCGTGGGCCACCTGATCCTGGAGAACTGA
- a CDS encoding Spy/CpxP family protein refolding chaperone — protein sequence MKPWIRRTFIVLTGVTVLAGGLAACGHRPHHGPASPEQVAEWRGKAVERVSRKLDLDTAQRQKLDVLADKLVAQRQAMMGPAGEPREAMRALVAGEKFDRARALHLLDEKTRVLQVATPEVINALADFYDSLNPTQQAEVRGFLEKRRGWFQRG from the coding sequence ATGAAACCCTGGATCCGTCGCACCTTCATAGTCCTCACCGGCGTCACCGTGCTCGCCGGGGGCCTCGCGGCCTGCGGCCACCGCCCCCACCACGGCCCGGCCTCGCCCGAGCAGGTGGCCGAGTGGCGCGGCAAGGCGGTCGAGCGTGTCAGCCGCAAGCTCGATCTCGACACCGCCCAGCGCCAGAAGCTCGACGTGCTGGCCGACAAGCTGGTGGCCCAGCGCCAGGCCATGATGGGCCCGGCCGGCGAGCCGCGCGAGGCCATGCGTGCGCTGGTGGCGGGCGAGAAGTTCGACCGCGCGCGCGCCCTGCACCTGCTCGACGAAAAGACCCGTGTGTTGCAGGTGGCCACGCCCGAGGTCATCAACGCCCTGGCCGACTTCTACGACAGCCTCAACCCGACGCAGCAGGCCGAGGTTCGCGGCTTCCTGGAGAAGCGCCGCGGCTGGTTCCAGCGCGGCTGA
- a CDS encoding Gfo/Idh/MocA family oxidoreductase, which produces MSNKTIKVALAGAGAFGVKHLDGIKNIDGVEVISLIGRELDKTKEVAAKYGIGHVTTELAESLAIPELDAVILCTPTQMHAEQTIACLKAGKHVQVEIPLADSLAGAQAVVDLQKQTGLVAMCGHTRRFNPSHQYVHQKIAAGEFNIQQMDVQTYFFRRTNTNALGQPRSWTDHLLWHHAAHTVDLFAYQANSPIVQANAIQGPIHPVLGIAMDMSIQLKAANGAICTLSLSFNNDGPLGTFFRYIGDTATYIARYDDLFNGKEEKIDVSKVDVSMNGIELQDREFFAAIREGREPNASVARVFACYQVLHELEQKLNAQG; this is translated from the coding sequence ATGAGCAACAAGACCATCAAAGTCGCGCTGGCCGGCGCGGGCGCTTTCGGCGTCAAGCACCTGGACGGCATCAAGAACATCGACGGCGTCGAGGTGATCTCGCTGATCGGCCGCGAGCTCGACAAGACCAAAGAAGTCGCGGCCAAGTACGGCATCGGCCACGTCACCACCGAGCTTGCCGAATCGCTGGCCATCCCCGAGCTCGACGCGGTGATCCTGTGCACGCCCACGCAGATGCACGCCGAGCAGACCATCGCGTGCCTCAAGGCCGGCAAGCACGTGCAGGTGGAGATCCCCCTGGCCGACAGCCTGGCTGGCGCGCAGGCCGTGGTCGACCTGCAGAAGCAGACCGGCCTGGTGGCCATGTGCGGCCACACCCGCCGCTTCAACCCCAGCCACCAGTACGTGCACCAGAAGATCGCCGCGGGCGAGTTCAACATCCAGCAGATGGATGTGCAGACCTATTTCTTCCGCCGCACCAACACCAACGCGCTGGGTCAGCCGCGCAGCTGGACCGACCACCTGCTGTGGCACCACGCCGCGCACACGGTCGACCTGTTCGCCTACCAGGCCAACAGCCCCATCGTGCAGGCCAACGCCATCCAGGGCCCGATCCACCCGGTGCTGGGCATCGCCATGGACATGAGCATCCAGCTCAAGGCCGCCAACGGCGCCATCTGCACGCTCTCGCTCTCGTTCAACAACGACGGCCCGCTCGGCACCTTCTTCCGCTACATCGGCGACACCGCGACCTACATCGCGCGCTACGACGACCTGTTCAACGGCAAGGAAGAGAAGATCGACGTCTCGAAGGTGGACGTGAGCATGAACGGCATCGAGCTGCAGGACCGCGAGTTCTTCGCCGCCATCCGCGAGGGCCGCGAGCCCAACGCCAGCGTGGCCCGCGTGTTCGCCTGCTACCAGGTGCTGCACGAGCTCGAGCAAAAGCTCAACGCCCAGGGTTGA
- a CDS encoding HAMP domain-containing sensor histidine kinase, whose protein sequence is MRRFHRLRHSVKLRLLVVFLLLAFAVAFIFIGGAQRAFTLGWKEAAQPLLADYLDRLANDIAPQGTPETERARALTERLPLVTVDISGPRVQWRSHPELPAGGWRRDAFHGRDAEQWEALVQRRTADGHRIEFGVDTSAAMARPRMLVWALLSLLLVTALAFGYLRRLLRPLDDIRAGAMRFGAGDFGQPIVLPPRRRHDELGELAATINTMGQDIEQMLQAQRALLLAISHELRSPLTRARLNTELLPETAEVNPQREALLRDLGEMARLINDLLESERLAGRHAVLQREPTDPAALAREVIDELAAVRPEAQRTVLRVAENLPPVPLDRVRMRLLLRNLLDNALRHAGDAAAPVELHLAHADGGVRFVVRDHGPGVPEERLSQLGQAFYRPDSARTRDAGGVGLGLYLCRLVAQAHGGRCEIRNAHPGLRVSVTLPA, encoded by the coding sequence ATGCGGCGCTTTCACCGCCTTCGCCATTCGGTCAAGCTGCGCCTGCTGGTGGTGTTCCTGCTGCTCGCGTTCGCGGTCGCCTTCATCTTCATCGGTGGCGCGCAGCGCGCGTTCACGCTGGGCTGGAAAGAGGCTGCGCAACCGCTGCTGGCCGATTACCTGGACCGGCTGGCGAACGACATCGCGCCGCAGGGCACGCCCGAGACCGAGCGTGCGCGTGCGCTCACCGAGCGCCTGCCGCTGGTGACGGTGGACATCAGCGGGCCGCGGGTGCAATGGCGATCGCACCCCGAGCTGCCCGCGGGGGGCTGGCGGCGCGACGCCTTTCACGGCCGCGACGCCGAGCAATGGGAAGCCCTGGTGCAGCGCCGCACCGCCGATGGCCACCGGATCGAGTTCGGCGTCGACACCTCGGCCGCGATGGCCCGGCCGCGGATGCTGGTGTGGGCGCTGCTGTCGCTGCTGCTCGTCACGGCGCTGGCCTTCGGGTACCTGCGCCGGCTGCTGCGCCCGCTCGACGACATCCGCGCCGGCGCCATGCGCTTCGGCGCCGGTGACTTCGGCCAGCCCATCGTGCTGCCGCCGCGCCGCCGCCACGACGAGCTCGGCGAACTCGCGGCCACCATCAACACCATGGGCCAGGACATCGAGCAGATGCTTCAGGCGCAGCGCGCGCTGCTGCTGGCCATCAGCCACGAGCTGCGCAGCCCGCTCACGCGCGCGCGGCTCAACACCGAGCTGCTGCCCGAGACCGCCGAGGTGAACCCTCAGCGCGAAGCCCTGCTGCGCGACCTCGGCGAGATGGCGCGCCTCATCAACGACCTGCTCGAGAGCGAGCGCCTGGCCGGCCGCCACGCGGTGCTGCAGCGCGAACCCACCGACCCGGCCGCACTCGCGCGCGAGGTGATCGACGAACTCGCCGCCGTGCGGCCCGAGGCGCAGCGCACCGTGCTGCGCGTGGCCGAGAACCTGCCCCCGGTGCCGCTCGACCGCGTGCGCATGCGCCTGCTGCTGCGCAACCTGCTCGACAACGCCCTGCGCCACGCCGGCGACGCGGCGGCGCCGGTGGAACTGCACCTGGCGCACGCCGACGGCGGCGTGCGCTTCGTGGTGCGCGACCACGGCCCGGGCGTGCCCGAAGAACGCCTGTCGCAACTGGGCCAGGCCTTCTACCGCCCCGACAGCGCCCGCACCCGCGACGCGGGCGGGGTGGGGCTGGGGCTGTACCTGTGCCGGCTGGTGGCGCAGGCGCACGGCGGGCGCTGCGAGATTCGCAACGCGCACCCGGGGTTGCGGGTGAGCGTGACCTTGCCCGCCTGA
- a CDS encoding response regulator transcription factor, which produces MPRILLIDDDTQLGPPLASYFQRFDLALVQAFRPSEGLAELRRGGFDAAILDVMLPEMDGFELCRTIRKQSDLPIVMLTARGDVMDRVVGLELGADDYLPKPFEPRELVARVQTVLRRRVAAPAPRPEPGVLAFEGLRIDPARREVLRQGERVELTGTEFELLHLLAREAGRVLSRDDILNHLRGHEAELLTRAVDIVVSRLRRKLEPLDCIKTLRNAGYSLALRREA; this is translated from the coding sequence ATGCCCCGCATCCTGCTGATCGACGACGACACGCAGCTCGGCCCGCCGCTGGCGAGCTACTTCCAGCGCTTCGACCTGGCGCTGGTGCAGGCGTTTCGGCCCAGCGAGGGCCTGGCCGAGTTGCGCCGCGGCGGCTTCGACGCCGCCATCCTCGACGTGATGCTGCCCGAGATGGACGGCTTCGAGCTCTGCCGCACCATCCGCAAGCAGAGCGACCTGCCCATCGTGATGCTCACCGCGCGCGGCGACGTGATGGACCGCGTGGTGGGCCTGGAACTGGGCGCCGACGACTACCTGCCCAAGCCCTTCGAGCCGCGCGAACTCGTGGCGCGCGTACAAACCGTGCTGCGCCGCCGCGTGGCCGCGCCCGCGCCGCGGCCCGAACCCGGCGTGCTGGCCTTCGAAGGCCTGCGCATCGACCCGGCGCGGCGCGAGGTGCTGCGCCAGGGCGAACGCGTGGAGCTCACCGGCACCGAGTTCGAACTGCTGCACCTGCTCGCGCGCGAGGCGGGGCGCGTGCTCAGCCGCGACGACATCCTCAACCACCTGCGCGGTCACGAGGCCGAGCTGCTCACGCGCGCGGTCGACATCGTGGTGAGCCGGCTGCGCCGCAAGCTCGAACCGCTCGACTGCATCAAGACGCTGCGCAACGCGGGCTATTCGCTCGCGCTGCGGCGCGAGGCCTGA